The Alphaproteobacteria bacterium genomic sequence CTTATGCAAAGGAGGTGTCCGGTGAATGTCATGGAGCGGATTGAGGCCTTGAAGGCAAAACACGCAGCACTAGACGACGCGATACAGGAAGAGAATAACCGACCCCATCCAGACGATGTCCGAATTCACGACCTCAA encodes the following:
- a CDS encoding YdcH family protein, giving the protein MERIEALKAKHAALDDAIQEENNRPHPDDVRIHDLKRQKLKIKDEIAYMSRH